Proteins encoded by one window of Bactrocera oleae isolate idBacOlea1 chromosome 4, idBacOlea1, whole genome shotgun sequence:
- the LOC118679727 gene encoding very long chain fatty acid elongase 4 isoform X1, whose amino-acid sequence MDIFQNMNEVDYSCTSKELDEWFGLRTPMFIFAVLMTYLLLIYKILPYYMKDREPYQLKTYIIVYNTMQMLSCIYIINGIFRITSTSVFHFWDCLTLDPNTYSEYLFNRVTYFTFWLKISELSETIVFVLRKKQNQVSYLHVFHHCSTVTLIYLLLTDYRGTSALYPILLNSTVHVIMYAYYLAAAVCDAETIKRLTPIKKSITTIQMIQFVLILTQAGFLMCRCEISKLVATYYSVVVVVIFYGFYDFYNKAYKASNSRISDKSS is encoded by the exons atggATATTTTTCAGAATATGAACGAGGTGGATTACAGCTGCACCT caaaagaGCTGGACGAGTGGTTTGGTTTGCGTACACCTATGTTCATATTTGCGGTTTTGATGACATACCTGctgttaatttataaaatattgccaTA TTATATGAAGGATCGTGAGCCCTATCAGCTAAAAACCTATATTATTGTCTACAATACAATGCAAATGCTCTCCTGTATCTATATAATCAATGGG ATTTTCCGCATAACCTCAACGAGCGTTTTTCATTTCTGGGATTGTCTTACGTTAGATCCGAACACATATTCAGAATATCTGTTTAATCGCGTCACTTACTTCACATTCTGGCTAAAGATTAGTGAGCTGTCGGAAACTATCGTATTCGTGCTACGTAAAAAACAGAATCAGGTGTCGTATCTGCATGTATTCCATCACTGCTCAACTGTTACATTGATATATCTGCTGCTCACGGATTATAGAG GTACCTCAGCTTTGTATCCGATTTTACTCAATTCTACTGTGCATGTGATTATGTATGCCTACTACTTGGCCGCAGCTGTGTGCGATGCGGAAACTATAAAGCGTTTAACACCAATCAAGAAATCGATTACCACTATTCAAATGATACAATTCGTACTGATTCTTACCCAAGCGGGATTCTTGATGTGTCGCTGCGAAATATCCAAGTTGGTTGCAACTTACTATTCTGTCGTTGTCGTTGTTATATTTTATGGATTTTATGACTTCTACAATAAGGCTTACAAAGCTAGTAATAGTAGAATTAGTGATAAGAGCAGTTAG
- the LOC118679727 gene encoding very long chain fatty acid elongase 4 isoform X2, with translation MKDREPYQLKTYIIVYNTMQMLSCIYIINGIFRITSTSVFHFWDCLTLDPNTYSEYLFNRVTYFTFWLKISELSETIVFVLRKKQNQVSYLHVFHHCSTVTLIYLLLTDYRGTSALYPILLNSTVHVIMYAYYLAAAVCDAETIKRLTPIKKSITTIQMIQFVLILTQAGFLMCRCEISKLVATYYSVVVVVIFYGFYDFYNKAYKASNSRISDKSS, from the exons ATGAAGGATCGTGAGCCCTATCAGCTAAAAACCTATATTATTGTCTACAATACAATGCAAATGCTCTCCTGTATCTATATAATCAATGGG ATTTTCCGCATAACCTCAACGAGCGTTTTTCATTTCTGGGATTGTCTTACGTTAGATCCGAACACATATTCAGAATATCTGTTTAATCGCGTCACTTACTTCACATTCTGGCTAAAGATTAGTGAGCTGTCGGAAACTATCGTATTCGTGCTACGTAAAAAACAGAATCAGGTGTCGTATCTGCATGTATTCCATCACTGCTCAACTGTTACATTGATATATCTGCTGCTCACGGATTATAGAG GTACCTCAGCTTTGTATCCGATTTTACTCAATTCTACTGTGCATGTGATTATGTATGCCTACTACTTGGCCGCAGCTGTGTGCGATGCGGAAACTATAAAGCGTTTAACACCAATCAAGAAATCGATTACCACTATTCAAATGATACAATTCGTACTGATTCTTACCCAAGCGGGATTCTTGATGTGTCGCTGCGAAATATCCAAGTTGGTTGCAACTTACTATTCTGTCGTTGTCGTTGTTATATTTTATGGATTTTATGACTTCTACAATAAGGCTTACAAAGCTAGTAATAGTAGAATTAGTGATAAGAGCAGTTAG
- the LOC106622240 gene encoding putative fatty acyl-CoA reductase CG5065, with protein MASKPKFSFESQPQVTIDDVDDNDEDRIAASFAGRTLFITGGTGFLGKVLVEKLLRSCGQLKKIYLLIRPKKGKNPQERIKDIFGNVLFDMVKQQRGESLILSLVEAIEGDVLLPGLGISEENLHKLRKEVSIVYHCAATIRFDEPLRKAVFMNTRGTHYMLELAATLKHLDLIAYVSTAYCHLHIKTLYEKPYDPPANPHHVMQACEWLSDDEVSTIEKKILGDIPNTYAYTKSLAEALVVEKFNELPAVILRPSIVIPIWKEPLPGWTDNINGPTGLLIGAGKGVIRTMYCNSSGYGDFLPVDIAVNGMLVASWRFLTTTDRSKVNRVAHMTSSNDIKVSWNEIIECGRWVIENKIPLNGVAWYPGGSMKSNYYLHVVCMVLFHWIPALFVDALLILLRYPPVLCRVQKRINNGFQVFEYYANKIWNFDNTEVVNIRALMNKKERLTYVIEKIDVDLVDYFTQCVLCARRLILKESDDTIPAARKHMKIMWCVDKLVKGLWIALFGYLLYRYVFAGYFNNITTLAQPLETF; from the exons ATGGCCAGTAAGCCGAAATTCAGCTTTGAAAGTCAGCCACAGGTGACCATCGACGATGTGGATGACAATGACGAGGACCGGATTGCTGCAAGCTTCGCCGGACGAACACTCTTCATAACAGGCGGCACTGGCTTCCTTGGCAAAGTGCTGGTGGAGAAATTACTCAG gTCCTGCGGTCAGTTGAAGAAGATCTACTTGTTAATTCGACCAAAGAAGGGTAAAAATCCCCAAGAGCGTATAAAGGACATTTTCGGTAATGTG CTATTCGACATGGTTAAACAACAACGCGGCGAGTCACTAATTCTTAGTCTTGTGGAGGCCATAGAAGGGGATGTTCTGCTGCCGGGTTTGGGTATTTCAGAagaaaatttgcacaaattaCGCAAGGAAGTTTCCATCGTCTATCATTGTGCGGCGACCATACG TTTTGACGAGCCCTTACGCAAAGCAGTTTTCATGAATACACGCGGTACACACTACATGCTAGAACTGGCGGCCACACTCAAGCATCTAGACTTAATTGCTTACGTCTCCACGGCTTATTGTCATCTACATATTAAGACACTCTACGAGAAACCCTACGATCCACCAGCAAATCCTCACCATGTCATGCAAGCTTGCGAGTGGCTCAGCGATGACGAAGTGTCTACAATCGAGAAGAAAATCTTAGGTGACATACCCAACACTTATGCCTACACCAAATCGCTAGCCGAAGCGCTGGTCGTGGAGAAGTTCAATGAATTACCCGCTGTCATACTGCGGCCCTCCATTGTCATACCGATCTGGAAGGAGCCGCTACCTGGTTGGACAGACAATATTAATGGACCAACCGGCTTGCTAATTGGCGCCGGTAAAGGTGTCATACGCACGATGTACTGCAACTCTTCGGGTTATGGCGACTTTTTGCCCGTGGATATTGCTGTGAATGGCATGCTCGTGGCTAGTTGGCGTTTCCTAACCACCACTGATCGCAGTAAAGTTAATCGTGTGGCGCATATGACCAGTTCGAATGATATTAAAGTGTCGTGGAATGAGATTATCGAATGCGGTCGTTGGGTTATTGAGAATAAGATACCGTTGAATGGTGTGGCCTGGTATCCGGGTGGTTCCATGAAGTCCAACTATTATTTACATGTCGTGTGTATGGTGCTCTTCCATTGGATACCGGCGTTGTTTGTGGATGCGCTATTGATACTGTTGCGATATCCGCCAGT TCTTTGTCGTGTGCAGAAACGCATCAATAACGGTTTCCAGGTATTCGAATACTATGCGAATAAGATTTGGAACTTCGATAATACCGAAGTGGTTAACATACGTGCGTTGATGAATAAAAAGGAACGTCTCACCTATGTTATAGAGAAGATCGACGTGGATCTGGTTGATTATTTCACGCAGTGTGTGCTCTGTGCGCGTCGTCTAATACTAAAGGAGAGCGATGATACCATACCTGCTGCTAGGAAGCATATGAAAAT CATGTGGTGCGTGGATAAGCTCGTGAAAGGCCTGTGGATAGCATTGTTtggttatttattatatcgttacGTGTTTGCCggttattttaataacattacgACATTAGCTCAACCGCTGGAAACATTTtag